A DNA window from Enterobacter cloacae subsp. cloacae ATCC 13047 contains the following coding sequences:
- the flhA gene encoding flagellar biosynthesis protein FlhA: MANLVAMLRLPGNLKSTQWQILAGPILILLILSMMVLPLPAFILDLLFTFNIALSIMVLLVAMFTQRTLEFAAFPTILLFTTLLRLALNVASTRIILMEGHTGAAAAGKVVEAFGHFLVGGNFAIGIVVFVILVIINFMVITKGAGRIAEVGARFVLDGMPGKQMAIDADLNAGLIAEDEAKKRRAEVTQEADFYGSMDGASKFVRGDAIAGILIMVINVVGGLLVGVLQHGMGMGQAAESYTLLTIGDGLVAQIPALVISTAAGVIVTRVSTDQDVGEQMVGQLFSNPRVMLLAAAVLGLLGLVPGMPNLVFLLFTAALLGLAWWMRGREMKPAAEPVPVKMPENTQAVEATWNDVQLEDSLGMEVGYRLIPMVDFQQDGELLGRIRSIRKKFAQDMGFLPPVVHIRDNMDLPPARYRILMKGVEIGSGDAYPGRWLAINPGTAAGTLPGEQTIDPAFGLAAIWIESALKEQAQIQGYTVVEASTVVATHLNHLIGQFSAELFGRQEAQQLLDRVSQEMPKLTEDLVPGVLTLTTLHKVLQNLLDEKVPIRDMRTILETLAEHAPLQSDPHELTAVVRVALGRAITQQWFPGTGEVQVIGLDTPLERLLLQALQGGGALEPGLADRLLAQTQEALARQEMLGAPPVLLVNHALRPLLSRFLRRSLNQLVVLSNLELSDNRHIRMTATIGGK; this comes from the coding sequence ATGGCTAATCTGGTGGCAATGTTGCGCCTGCCCGGCAACCTGAAATCGACCCAATGGCAGATCCTTGCCGGGCCGATCCTCATCCTGCTAATCCTGTCGATGATGGTATTGCCGCTGCCGGCATTCATCCTCGACCTGCTTTTCACTTTCAACATTGCGTTGTCCATCATGGTGTTGCTGGTGGCGATGTTTACCCAGCGTACCCTTGAGTTTGCGGCGTTTCCGACCATCCTGCTGTTTACCACCCTGTTACGACTGGCGCTGAACGTGGCGTCCACGCGTATCATCCTGATGGAAGGCCACACCGGCGCGGCAGCCGCGGGTAAAGTGGTTGAGGCCTTTGGCCACTTCCTCGTGGGCGGTAACTTTGCCATCGGTATCGTGGTGTTTGTCATTCTCGTTATCATCAACTTTATGGTTATCACCAAAGGTGCAGGGCGTATTGCGGAAGTGGGTGCGCGCTTTGTGCTGGACGGGATGCCGGGTAAGCAGATGGCGATCGACGCCGACCTTAACGCCGGGCTTATCGCGGAAGATGAAGCGAAAAAACGCCGTGCGGAAGTGACCCAGGAAGCGGACTTCTACGGCTCAATGGACGGTGCGAGTAAGTTTGTGCGCGGTGACGCCATCGCGGGCATTCTCATCATGGTGATTAACGTGGTGGGCGGCCTGCTTGTTGGGGTGCTGCAGCATGGCATGGGCATGGGCCAGGCGGCTGAAAGCTATACGCTGCTGACCATTGGTGACGGTCTGGTTGCCCAGATCCCGGCGCTGGTCATTTCTACCGCCGCGGGCGTTATCGTTACCCGCGTCAGTACCGATCAGGACGTTGGCGAGCAGATGGTTGGCCAGCTGTTCAGCAACCCGCGCGTCATGCTGCTGGCGGCGGCGGTGCTGGGTCTGCTCGGCCTGGTGCCGGGCATGCCGAACCTGGTGTTCCTGCTGTTCACGGCAGCACTGCTGGGCCTTGCCTGGTGGATGCGTGGCCGTGAAATGAAACCCGCGGCAGAACCTGTACCGGTAAAAATGCCGGAGAACACGCAGGCCGTGGAAGCCACCTGGAACGACGTTCAGCTGGAAGATTCGCTGGGGATGGAAGTGGGTTACCGTCTGATCCCGATGGTCGATTTCCAGCAGGATGGTGAACTGCTTGGCCGCATCCGCAGTATCCGGAAAAAATTCGCCCAGGATATGGGCTTCCTGCCGCCGGTTGTGCACATCCGCGACAACATGGATCTTCCGCCTGCCCGCTACCGTATTCTGATGAAAGGGGTTGAGATTGGCAGCGGTGATGCGTATCCAGGCCGCTGGCTGGCGATTAACCCGGGCACAGCCGCCGGTACGCTGCCGGGTGAACAGACCATCGATCCCGCGTTTGGTCTGGCCGCTATCTGGATTGAAAGCGCGCTCAAAGAGCAGGCGCAAATTCAGGGGTATACCGTGGTGGAGGCCAGTACCGTGGTGGCTACCCATCTTAACCACCTGATTGGACAGTTCTCAGCAGAGCTGTTTGGCCGTCAGGAAGCACAGCAGTTACTCGACCGCGTGAGCCAGGAGATGCCGAAGCTGACGGAGGATCTGGTGCCGGGCGTGCTGACGTTGACCACGCTGCATAAGGTGCTGCAAAACCTGCTTGATGAAAAAGTGCCGATCCGCGATATGCGCACCATTCTGGAAACCCTCGCCGAGCATGCGCCGCTGCAAAGCGATCCGCATGAGCTGACGGCGGTGGTGCGCGTGGCGCTGGGCCGCGCGATCACCCAGCAGTGGTTCCCGGGCACCGGCGAAGTGCAGGTGATTGGCCTGGATACACCGCTGGAACGTCTGCTGTTGCAGGCCCTGCAGGGCGGTGGCGCGCTGGAGCCGGGTCTGGCTGACCGTCTGCTGGCGCAAACACAGGAGGCGCTGGCGCGTCAGGAGATGCTGGGGGCACCGCCGGTGCTACTGGTAAACCATGCGCTGCGTCCGCTGCTGTCACGCTTCCTGCGCCGTAGCCTGAACCAGCTGGTGGTGCTGTCGAATCTGGAGCTGTCTGATAATCGCCATATTCGTATGACGGCGACGATTGGAGGTAAATAA
- the flhE gene encoding flagellar protein FlhE produces MRKWLGLLLFPLVAQAAGEGSWQASSIGVTLSNRGVAMSSRPLAPSEPVSGQMSLVVWNYSLIGPTPAGLQVRLCSQSRCTEIDGESGTTQAFNGVPAIEPLRFIWEVPGGGRLIPALKVQSNSVIVNYR; encoded by the coding sequence ATGCGTAAGTGGTTAGGGCTATTACTCTTCCCGCTGGTGGCGCAGGCCGCGGGCGAAGGGAGCTGGCAGGCCAGCAGCATCGGCGTGACCCTCAGCAACCGTGGCGTGGCGATGTCGTCGCGCCCGCTGGCGCCTTCTGAACCGGTGTCCGGTCAGATGAGCCTGGTGGTGTGGAACTACTCGCTGATTGGCCCGACGCCTGCCGGGCTGCAGGTGCGTCTGTGCTCCCAGAGCCGTTGCACGGAAATCGACGGAGAGAGCGGCACTACCCAGGCGTTTAACGGCGTACCTGCTATAGAACCTTTACGCTTTATCTGGGAAGTGCCGGGCGGCGGGCGGTTGATCCCGGCGCTCAAGGTGCAGAGTAATTCCGTTATCGTTAACTACCGCTAG
- a CDS encoding MFS transporter, with amino-acid sequence MKTRKIGLANYLAYGAGDFLGAGTTALTAAWLLYFYTTFCGLTPIEATFIFAAARVLDAVVSPLMGFLTDNFGTTWLGKRFGRRKFFILLGIPCVFSYSLMWVGEMNFWYYLLTYLVFDIVYTMILVPYETLVPEMTDDFKQKTKFSGARISMAQMSAILASFLPGILLTHFGKDNAISFFYASLVFSVLCALMLTFVWFFTWERPREEWSEAALRAEEEKKKLTLGQSLNRLFVELSSTLRIKIFRQHLGMYLGGYIAQDVFNAVFTYYVVFVLMQEASMASNLLGTMAIFQFLAVIGMIPLCIRFGPAPSYRLVVVLFGLASLSYAVLYYAGLSDVYALLLLISAVAGLGRGGINYVPWNTYTYIADVDEVITGQRREGIFAGIMTLTRKASQAGAVMLVGIVMQMSGFVSGQKTQPAEVSHTILLILSVGTLLVLFCGFLVSLRFRLNLQTHSTLREETAKMRESGRAMPEAASPHARATVEMLAGMPFESLWGNNNIGYLNRNKPAAPSLKGRAVLNSTYNRG; translated from the coding sequence ATGAAAACACGAAAAATTGGACTCGCAAACTATCTTGCATACGGGGCAGGGGATTTCCTCGGCGCGGGAACGACCGCGCTGACGGCGGCCTGGCTTTTGTATTTTTATACGACCTTCTGTGGACTCACACCGATTGAAGCGACCTTTATTTTTGCTGCTGCAAGGGTGCTGGACGCGGTGGTCAGCCCGCTGATGGGCTTTTTAACCGATAACTTTGGCACCACCTGGCTGGGCAAACGCTTTGGCCGTCGCAAGTTCTTTATTCTGCTCGGCATTCCCTGCGTCTTCAGCTACTCCCTGATGTGGGTTGGGGAGATGAATTTCTGGTACTACCTGCTGACCTATCTGGTCTTCGATATCGTCTACACCATGATTCTGGTGCCGTATGAAACGCTGGTCCCGGAGATGACCGATGACTTTAAACAGAAAACGAAATTCTCCGGTGCGCGTATTTCGATGGCGCAGATGTCCGCTATCCTGGCTTCGTTCCTGCCAGGGATCCTGCTGACCCACTTTGGTAAAGACAACGCGATTTCATTCTTCTACGCAAGCCTGGTCTTCTCGGTGCTGTGCGCGCTGATGCTGACCTTTGTCTGGTTCTTCACCTGGGAACGCCCGCGCGAGGAGTGGTCCGAAGCGGCCCTGCGCGCGGAAGAAGAGAAGAAAAAACTGACCCTGGGCCAGAGCCTGAACCGCCTGTTTGTGGAGTTAAGCTCGACGCTGCGCATCAAGATTTTCCGTCAGCACCTGGGCATGTACCTCGGCGGCTACATTGCGCAGGACGTCTTCAACGCCGTCTTTACCTATTACGTGGTGTTTGTGCTGATGCAGGAGGCGTCAATGGCGTCGAACCTGCTGGGCACGATGGCCATCTTCCAGTTCCTTGCCGTGATTGGGATGATCCCGCTGTGCATTCGCTTTGGGCCTGCGCCGTCTTACCGCTTGGTGGTGGTGCTGTTTGGCCTGGCCTCTCTGTCTTACGCCGTGCTGTATTATGCCGGGCTGAGCGACGTTTACGCTCTGCTGCTGCTTATCTCCGCGGTTGCCGGTCTTGGTCGCGGCGGTATCAACTATGTGCCGTGGAACACCTATACCTACATTGCTGACGTGGACGAAGTGATCACCGGCCAGCGTCGTGAGGGCATCTTCGCTGGCATCATGACACTGACCCGAAAAGCGTCTCAGGCCGGTGCGGTAATGCTGGTGGGCATCGTGATGCAGATGTCCGGCTTTGTCAGCGGTCAGAAAACCCAGCCTGCTGAAGTCAGCCACACCATACTGCTGATTTTGAGCGTGGGAACCCTTCTGGTGCTGTTCTGCGGTTTCCTGGTTTCCCTGCGCTTCAGGCTCAATCTACAAACCCACAGCACGCTGCGCGAAGAGACCGCGAAAATGCGCGAATCGGGCCGCGCCATGCCTGAAGCGGCCAGCCCGCATGCCCGCGCCACCGTAGAAATGCTGGCCGGTATGCCGTTCGAATCCTTGTGGGGGAATAACAACATTGGTTATCTCAATCGCAATAAACCAGCAGCTCCTTCGCTGAAGGGACGTGCGGTACTGAATTCGACATACAACAGAGGTTAA